Genomic DNA from Babylonia areolata isolate BAREFJ2019XMU chromosome 9, ASM4173473v1, whole genome shotgun sequence:
GGAGACATATTGTTGTATTTTCGAAATTATACCGAGCTCAGTGTGAAAACTTTGGGAATGacggggagcagggggtgggggggggggggtgggggggggggatgctattTGGATTTCAGTGGAGTGCTCTGGTATAGGCGGTGGCTAATGGCGGGGGTTTGGACTGGAACAGATTTTCATTCCATTTCCTGGCGGACTTTGCGTGTGCTGTAGAAGTCTGATAGAGTTGCTGGAGTGGCACAGTTCacggagccacacacacacacacacacacacatatatatatatatataaagataaatcCAGGACTTATTGGCACCACTCTGGTTGCTAGTGCTGAATGTGGACTATTTTAATTGATCAGGTGGCTAAAATCCTATGGCTTGGGACGGTAAAatcacattgttttgtttttgtttattttttgtttattttttgtttgtttgtgtgtgtgtgtgtgtgtgagtgtgtgtgtgtgtgtgtgtgtgtgtgtgtgtgtgtgtgtgtgtgcgcacgcgcgcgtttcaATAATAGAAATTTCATATTATCAACCAAGGAACGTGCCATAATCAATCGCAGGTCACACGGAAACAAAATGAAGCACatctaccttcccccccccccacccccccagccttTTTTCCTTCGCTGCATTTTCAGCAAGGCGGCAGAAATCTGTAGCCTATGCCAGTTGACTGAACCAATCCCCGGGCCAGTGACACTGTGCCACAGGTTTAGATTACTGATGCTGCGGGTGTTGAAAGTGATTCGTGGTGCACCACGGCAGACGGTTCGTGTTCAGTATGAGAATGTTTTCCTTGGTTTACCAACAACATGCAGGAAAAAGAAACAGCAGAGCGAAACAGAAAACGGCCGTTGCAAAAAGATCGCAGAACCATAGTGGGAAATACGGAAAGTCATCGCTCTAAcgctgggttaactctctccatacgaacggcgaaagagacgacgttaacagcgtttcaccccaattaccaccatcaaaatattgcaagcggaaggctcttgtactgaagaggtgaatgttgacaaacaataccacaattctgacgacggaagctaaaggttgggtcattgagacacccactggacatccgaggggtccgtgtagaggagaagagaggactggccgtactgagtgagttaaaacaacagagggagggaggggagagaggtgggatccAGCACACACGGTCATGTAATTCTCTTGAAAAGACCAGACTGGTGTTTTTTGAAGTTGAAGGTCGgggtggttttattgttgttgtgttttttgaatGTCACTGTCCGCATGCATACTATCCTTTCTGGTGCCGCGATTGACACTTCACCCAGACAAAAGGAGCACTTTGTAGAGAATTGGATCCATTTCATGTAGACGGAATGTTTGCAGATCAAAGTTAGCGACAAACAGGGCCTTCAATCCGGCAAGACTGCAGCGTTGTTATAACTGTCATTGGTGTTTATACTATAACCAAGCCAAGCACACAacaggcaatatatatatatatcgaacccgtggaacctgaaaaaacaaaagggaaaaaaatcaacaaaacaaaaataaaacaaaacacgtgAACTTTAGGCATAGTTTCAGTCTCTCGAAGTGGCGTCTgcgcgttcgggcaaatccatatacgctacaccacatctgaatgGAAGATGCCCGACagaagcttaactcactcagtacggccagtcctctcttctcctctacacagacccctcggatgtccagtgggtgtctgaatgacccaacctttagcttccgtcgtcagaactgtggtattgtttgtcaacattcacctcttcagtataagagccttccgttgcaatattttgatgattgtaattgggatgaaacgctgttagcgtcgtctctttcgccgttcgtatggagagagttaactcaacgcgcttagtcaggccttaagtgcatgcatgtatactgaattatttgtgtacctatcagggtggatttcttctacaaggttttaccagaggacaatgCTCTTGTTGACATAGGTTCATTTTCAGtaatccatcctcctcctcctacccagtTTCAACCCCAAATCTCACcattcaccaccacacccctcctctcctacctttttaACAATGACATTCAAAAGTGAAAATTAAcactaacaaaatgtctacaatcactaaGGCGCAAGCACAGCTAGAGAGCATGCCTCTGACGTGGACCATGTGGTCAATGTTTCACGAGAgggctaaaaaaacaaacaagcaaataaacaacaacaacaacaaaaaaccctataTGTTATAGAATAGATTCTAACAACAGGCAGGACAAAACAAAATCCAACAGCGAGTAATTCACACGTCCCGACTGCTGTTACAGAAAGTGTCcagtcaccaaaaaaaaaaaaaaaaaccaaagaaaaaaaaaagaaaagaagaagaaaagaaaaaaaaaagaaggaaaaaaaccccaaccagaTTCTTTGAGCTGTAGAAATAAAAGACCAAGAAAAGgaaaatgacagaaacaaagagaccaaTGGAAAAGATCACGTTTCTGGCACACTCTTTCCGGAAGATGAGGATACAGTTTATACTGAGAAATCCCCTGGCATTCCAAAAGGAGGatggggacgggggtggaggagaggaggggtgagggggtggggtgtcattTGCAACGTATTTAAATTCCGTTCACAAACGATGGGACAATTGGCAACGAGAAGAATTACCTCCCCTCCAAATCTGTCGTGATACAAATGTTATTCGTTCAAGTGGGAAAACAAGTTCTTATGTTtgaaacttaaaaaacaacaagccaaaaaaacaaaaatcaagcatTACACACTGCAAGCGGTCTCAGTTTCCTGAACATCCCGTAGATCGTGGTTTTAATGATGTCCTGGGCTATCCTAGCGATAATGTTCCCCCTTAGACTGACCTACTAACCTTTCTGTGGGTCCCTAAAGGGCGCACCCCCTGTGATGGATTGTGAGAGGGACCAAGGGCTGCTGCATAGTTTTCACACGGaagctgccaaaaaaaaaaaagaaaaaaaagaaaaaagaaaagaaagaaacaacaacaaaacagaaacaaaacaaaaaaacagctagCTGTTCACCTCAACATCATgatcacaaaaaagaaagaaagaaaaaaaaaaaaaaaaggttttgctaCCCCGCCACAAGAGAACGCTGTTTACTTGCCTGTACCAGCATCATCTTCACTTCTCCCTATCTCGTTCTCACCGCATTCCCCATGTTATCAATCATTCAAGCTCTGCCTCGTCCcatatcccactctctctctctctctctctctcgttgttgttgttgttgtgtgtattttttcttctgcttttttggttgtttttgttttcttgtgtttcctTGGCGATATATTTCTTTGCGAGGGCAGGATGAATACAGGCAAgtggtgtgtacgtgcgtgcgtgcgtgcgtgcgtgtttccccCCCTGAGTTCCTCGGCTCCTACGCTTTTATCCCACCCTTTAAGGCAGCCACATTCAGctttcagatacagatacagatacagaagttGGGACTATAATAAGCCTCACTGCTTTTCCACGTCCCTTCTTGAAATATACATTTCggggtttgcatttgcatgctaaTTTGCCTGTCAGTTAATTGTCAAAATCGTATCTCTGAGCTAATGATCTAGGGTCGTTATCCAGAAGACTTTTTAAGTGGGTTATATTGTTAGCTGATTTTGTTACATTTaatagtgcattccatcctttaacagcTCTGATGGTGATGGATGATTTGCGAACATTTGTCCTACAAAATTGTGTATAAAAAtttgtatttgaacttctggttaTATCAGATTTGTTAATTGTGAAAAAAGTGTTAGGGTCAATGTCATCAATTTTGTTTATGATCTTGAAAACGTGTAACGATGGCTCTCGTTCGACAAAGCATGCAGTTTGATATTGGTAACTGCGTGACGTCAGTCAGTTAAGACACACCTGCTTGCATATTTATTTAACCAAGTTACCAACCTTTCACCCCTTCCTGTTTAACTGAATGAACCAACCTGCACTGTCGCATCTATTTTTAGACATAGGCTGCGACTCGCTGAAACATCCCATGGTACCTCCAAACATCGCTGTCGATCAGGATATTTTACTTGGCCTCCGAAcgatatgggggaaaaaaacagaagaagacataGGCCTATCAAAGATGATATTTCTGTTAAAACAAAAGACTTAGTATATCTTTCAAAGCAAGATATTACGGGTTTTACAGACTTCCACTCTCGGACGAAAAatctccttgaagaaagctctcggtgcctgtcacattgaccatcgccagtggtccgcagtagccgctgatcgagagacctggcgacgcaccatccaccaagctgtctcctccttcggaaacaaccgcagggccagccttgaggacaaacgcagaaggaggaagaaccacgacgctgcagccgcgaacccagaccagactttcccttgcaaccgctgcggccgactctgcttttcccgcattggccttgtcagccatgagcgtgcctgcatcagacgtggacaacgcccttcctagatcttcgtcagcgaagccaggccatgatgatgatgactctcaGACGACCGTCTGACGGTGGCATTCCAGAACTTGTTCTGGAAAATGTGACATCCGTGATTTTTGCGTCAACTTTTACGTCATGATGAGTCAGTTCGTGCAATTTGTTTGCAACATGTCTTGACTGATTTCGTCAAAAAAAGAAATTACTACATGCCCTGCCTGTGTATTTTTTATGTGATCTTGCGAGCATAGATACATAACTCGAAAACCGGGACCTCAGTGCAAGCAAAGCGAGTTCTTTTGGGGCAGTGAGAACATCTTAAGGTTCATTCTTCTGTTTCCTTTCAGAAAAtgcctgttctttcttcttttattgtttaGTTTTGGAGTGTTACATCTTCATTTTCAGTTTGcaatttcgttgtgtgtgtgtgtgtgtgtgtgtgtgtgtgtgtgtgcccgtgtatcTTTCATGGCGATTAACTTTAATGTATTTAGGCATACTtacctctttgttttgttttttatatctttcatttttttcattcaaaattcATGTTTACACAAACCTATTGTAGGCCCGCAAGGACTGAATCAGCACGTTGGGTCAATGAAAATGTCAGTTCGCACGCTTTGATACCTTGaatccaacccccctccccccttctctctctctctttcagtatatatatatatatatatatatatatatacatctctctctctctctctctctctctctctctctctcattcactcactgatGTATATTCAGTCactcattcatcattatcatcgccgccgtcgttatcattattgacatagtatcatcatcataatatctaATTGTTCATTTTCTGTAGACTGCAAGTCAGCTTGTCCACCCCATGACGAGCGGTTTCAATACTATTTAAGCTCGGACCAGCtacaagtgtttgttttttttaaattttattattattttttaaatttttaaaaaatctaatttaAAAAGGTTTTCCATTAATAATGACGATTACCTTATTCGTTTAAAATGATGACCATGTCAGTAACCGAGATCTGTACTTTGTGGAGGCATTCGCTGTCTGGCTCCTCGATTCAATGAGTATTATCGTTGGTGAGGTGATGTCTTCTTCAGTTGACGGAGTCGCAACAGCCGTGACTGAAAAATGCACTAAAGCGACGAAGCAGTTCAGTGTTGGTCCCCAAGCCCCTTGCtgactgccggcgctgggacaATAAGAGAACGAgccagtgtgtgactgtgtgtatgactgtgtatgttggtgtgagaGAAGGGTCCACGCTATTCGGCCGTTGTTGCTTCATAATATCAATAAAAACGGTTGAATTTGGTGAATATGGACACTGACGCAAGTCCActttgaaaaaagagagagagagaagtctgcaaaatgacagacgtgtgtgtgtgtgtgtgtgtggggggggtgggggggggggggggggggggggggagaattgaatatttatattttatttgttttatttgctggatgttttctatcggtatacgttgttgtgcaatactttattgtcttaatgtgtgcgcatgtgtgggggtgttggggtgaggggttgttttagtcagctactgagagtttttatctgacttgttttagtgtattacatgttcattttttatgttggtgtctacaacaagcctgtgattgcacacgttaatttccatgtggattaataaagtgtttttcaattgaattgaattgaattgtcaGCAACGCTGTCACGAATCAATGAATTCCTTGACCCTCTTTGTCTTTCACACTTCCAGCTTTATCTGTTGCAGGTATTATcctctaaaaacaaaaacaataacaacaacatatatatatcaaGGGATAAGATGGTGGTACACTATTCCAACAAGGACGAATCCCGGCCGGCCATTCTTCCTCTGCCCTGGTCCGCCATTGCcatggtgtgtatgtctgtggccATAGTGACGGCGGTGGGCGGGAACATTTTGGTGGTGTTGTCCTACATGAGAGATCGACGGCTGAGAACGGTGCACAACCTGTACCTGCTGCATCTGGCTGTCTGTGACCTGACCATAGGGTCTGTCAGCATGCCTCTCTACTTCATCTACACGGGTTCGTGAGCCCTGACAGTGTACAGTAGTCATTTCTGTGATGTGTAGCTGCTGGAGGAGAGAACGATAGACAGTGAGAGTGTGAATGAAAGGAACAGGGAGGggcgggaagagggggaggggtgcgggggtgggggtgggggggggggtatatatagACTTACAAAAAAGTAAAGGCCTACTTCGTAAGAGCAGGTGTGTTTGCATAaattagggtgggggggggggggaggattatatacagacaaaaaaaagtaaaggccTACTTCAAAAGAGCAGGTGTGTTTTTATAAATTCtaaaataatgatagcaatactaataatatatctatatctatctatctgtctacacacacacacacacacacacacacacacacacacacacatgctgcccttctagctgcttggtctacccactcatttgaagatattccacagtgcgaaggtacccaacagaaagttatttttatgccctgttttgtcagttggtgaataatatgttttatttccattgtcatctcaattcgcttctttgaatttggagattctatagcttgtaatactgacttcgagtctacacataatagaatttcactgacagttttcggaatgtctgaaatataatttaaggccataagtatggctataagttcagctgtgaaaatggaatattgtctaccaatatagtataatttttctattctaaatgaaggaattacaaaagccgctcctgaattaccatcttcaagaacagatccgtctgtgtatatttttagataattagaatattgattttcgatatgggagagcacttcaggttttaacaaaaatggtgactggttcttggataaatctgtataatccatgtcaaaggtagctttacactgctcccattcagggactggtggaaaaagtaggtatttttgcaattttcttgtcttttgattccgtagcactaatgatatctgatgcaaatgtattaatggaattcatagactgtatcgtcttagctcttttagcaaaatctttttgtgaacttaaattagcttcttcttttgaaaaggtttcatatgcgaaagatttgataacgaatttcgcggctgaagctttcctttgttcatcaagagataaaacacctgcttctctgtaggtccctaaatttgatgtaagaatgggcacacctagagcaagtttataggccttacaatcaatgctttgcagcttctttaacaaatgcagtggagcactgaaaaatacttcttgagcgtatgtcaagtgtgaacgtacgagagaggttgcgagagatatcaacgctttggtatcttgcccccagtgctgtttacaaattattttaaggaaatttagaccttttcttgctttgtttagtatatagtcaatatgataattccacgaaagctttgaagaaagatagactcccaaaaatttaacatattgtgtatatgtgatgatagaaccatttattgtaaaaACGGGGAGTTTTTcagggtctgatcctgtattaaacagcatcatatttgttttttctaaggacaattgtaagccattttctgtcataaaggtgctgattttatcaagttcccgctggtatattttctttatgtaattcaatgtcctagtaggcgttttatttttcattgtcaccttcatccataaacaaatgtcatcagcaaattgaaccaagactgtatctttagctagcttgttaggtagatctgctaataatatattgaataaaatcggcgaaattactgatccttgtggtaaccccatatgtaattgtctggggtttgagtaggtatttcctattcttacttgtataaatctatctgataagaaacttctaatataatcatacatgttgcctgtgataccgatatttttcagtttatataaaagtcgatcgtgccacacttggtcgtatgcttttttcacataaaaaaagtcgctagtacgttttttcgccttgcaaactgttgctttacctgtgtagtcagtttgactagatgttctgtggaggatctaccttttctaaagccagcttggtttataggaattacactatgcttctcacaataatgaacaagtctttttagaacacttttttttccattagtttgcatacatgtgatgttaaggcaattggtcgataactgtttttatctgttctgcgtttgccctgtttgtgtattgggacaacaattgattgtttccatacaagaggaatgtcaccatcagaccaacatttctttaaaattaagtgtaagaaatcagtcaaatttccaggcaaatgtctcaacatttcgtttgaaattccgtctaaaccaactgttgtttttttgctgccgagatttgagagacattcctttctttcatctggtgttatttcactatttatataaagatgatttacgctctctgaatcttggtatatttcatttttctcttggttttctctgaactttctattttcttctgacaaaccagtgtttctactatgattaccaaacatgtcagcaaaaacctctgccttttcaatatttgaaggtagatctgtatggtccagtttaattgggcattgtggtaaatatattccatttttcattgtttttagtttttcccataccttttgcatatctttgtgattgaaaacttcatttgtgcagaaagactaccagtactgccttttcgcttgtgcattaacactatttgctttatttttagcctttttcatctctaaatgatttgggagggattgtacttttaagtatattttgaattttgacttcttttctttctttgctgcttcacaagcctcattccaccagatattaccagagtgcttatgatctttaaccgatttgtacttgggtatagattcatttgcagcggtgatgactaAATTTGTAAATTTCAATTTCGAaagcgcaatacaacttgacatccagttagatctacatgaatacattagttgtatagaaaatgtatctagaaatcgatttaagaaattacttatagattcaataatcaatattaccaatgttgtgtaagcacaaagaatgcagctaatcccaaacattttctaaatttgacaccagcagcacattcaagacaaattacaagtctaatgtatagaattcgtttaaatgcctttcgtacaaaattttctaaaaatataaaatgtatatgcggtaagcaaataactgtaagtcatctactcattcattgtccgagcataagacatttaattcctaaagatgtagttgatgacttttcttccaatatttcattagccactgaaaagattttgaatgattattcattgcttagaatgttttcggaaattttaaactccagtccagttggtatcctcctttgatgtgttctaattaatgttgttatttatatttacattgttgtaggttaatacttgttgatatgcatatacatattctccttcccatgacacctcattcaatacacaccacaatctctttagacctttttcttataatatacttttcctctgatacataacatgtatactttttacactaatgtacacatgcattccctttcctttatccacttccttactcctttccatctaaaaacacttatagtgaatagacgttaaactgaagataaaacacacacacacacacacacacacacacacacacacacacacacacacacacatatatatatatatatatatatatatatatttaaatcgAGAGATAATTTAGTTAGGCTCAAGGTCGGTTAACCTTTGGCCTTTCACTGAATACACAAACTGCTGTGCACGCGTGTatccatgaacagcttgaaaaaatgtataaaacaaaataaattaaaaaagataaataaaaaaagcgGAAGTGAAAATACTATATGGAATACAGGAAAACTGTTTTCACGGCCTTAAacacaaaaatatatgataatgtATAATGAATAACATTACAATCTCATCATTGAATTGTCAAGGTCTTGGTGGTTACGAAAAAGGAAGAGTTGTTCAATACCTTAAAAAAATGGTATTTCTTACAAGATACACActtcagccaaaaaaaaaaagaaaaagatctgtcAGATCAGAGCTAAATGGGGTTATTAAAGTATTGTTGCTTTTAACAATGCTAGATCTAGAGGAATAGCTCTAGTACTTAACAACAGCTTCGATTTCAAAATCCAAAAGACAGTAAGAGATGAAGTGGTTAATTTCCTCATTATAATGTTGAAAACAACGGGAAAAGACATAACTCCAGTACATATTCTTGGGACAGTTGGGATAATCCACCATTCTTGAggactttaaaaataaaaataaaaaaaagaagaagaaaaataagacatGGAAATCCCTAACGTGACAATGGCAGGAGCCTGAAATTTGATCAAAGGTTTGTATAGCTGTTTATCTTTTGGGCAGTCAGTGAGATGATTCTTCGAATTTTTATTAATTATATTCTTCAAAGTGAGTGAAATATTATTCCATtgttttccaccagaatacaggaAGCTGAAATACTGGATGTGTATATGTTATGCATTgcatgtggctgtgtctgtggtcattagttttaaaagtatctATAATCATTTTGGAGCATTTCCGTATATAACATTGTGCATGCAAACAACTTTATTTaagaacagcctgttgtgaaaagacaTCATATTAAGTTTATAGTCCTGGGGGAAATGGAGCTTGATTTCAAAATACTAATTTCAGTGCTCTTTAATACATAAGGTGAATGAATTACATGCATATACAAAGCTGACACATAGTCATTAGTGGCAGAATATGTACACAGAAAAAAGTTTTGGTGAATGGACATtgatggttttttgactcacttttgtaaacaaagtgagtctgtgctGTAAACGAGTGTTCggttgtgtgcccgtgtgtgtgtgtgtgtgtgtgtgtgtgtgtgtgtgtgtgtgtgtgtgtgtgtgtgtgttaaactttagcAAATTCACTTTCTcagaatactttgtctgccaataccaaatttggaataaacaaagtaggaaaaaaaaaatgttcacagtaATACCAATAATAGGTCTAAGTCTTTCGAGTTAAGCCGTATTTCGGGATCATTAACgatttattttgttgaggctcgatccggataaaacaacaacaaaacaaacaaacaaacaaacaaaaacgacctgcttcccagttgccggaactTAGAACTTGGTAAGAAGAtggcatgacatttttttttctttcttgttcacaactaaaagaaaagaaatacaaaatctggacacaacacatacagcaacACTACACCATCGGCGTGTTCACTGCATttgaatattctaatgtggacactgaattaaccagaatgaacatatcagaaaaaaaatgatatcagCCGTTTCAGTTTCAATCAGCCTTATCAATGCAGATCTGAAGAACATGTTACAgttgcctgaggcgatggcaacgtctcctttaccgcgggattaaaagaatttcttgGATAATCGATATAtatagtggagtaatggcctagaggtaacgcgtccgcctgggaagcgagagaatctgagcgcgctggctcgaatcacggctcagccgccgatattttcttcccctccactagaccttgagtggtggtctggacgctagtcatttggatgagacgataaaccgaggtcccgcgtgcagcatgcacttagcgcacgtaaaaaaaaccacggcaacaaaaaggttgtttccagcaaaattctgtagaaaaatccacgtcgataggaaaaacaaataaaactgcacacaggaaaaaatacaaaaaaaatgggtaacgctgtagtatagcgacacgctctccctggggagagcagcccgaatttcacacagagaaatctgttgtgataaaaagacacacacacacacacacacacacacacacacacacacatatatatatgtatgtgtgtatgtacctgtgtgtgtgtgagggcatggtgtttAAGAAGCTTTCAGTTCATCGATATTACCCTCTCTATAAAACATTTGTCATCGTCAcatttgtcgttgtcattgtttctttgttcagtACAGTACTGGAGGTGGACCCTAGGGGAGGGGCTGTGCAAGGTGTTCCTGGTGGAGGACTCCATCGTATGCTTCATGGCCGCACAGATCGTTGCCCTGGTGGCCTGGGACAGGCTGGCACTGCTCACCCTGGGGTCGTCCTATCAGGAAAGTTCGGGGGATGTGgggattgggggctggggggtgggagggaggggggggggctgaggggatggtggggagggtgggagagggagggaactcGGGGAGGCGTATGGGAGGTTTGGAAGAGAGTTGTGTGTgaggcggcgagagagagagaggtggagacgaGGGGGGTAAATGTgaggtttttttgtggtggttggtggtggtcgtcATGTGTTTGTGAAGCAGAGGTATGGAGACACACCGTGAGCCTCCCGTCGGGAAATGTGGAGGAGGAGCTAATGTGGAAAAGTCGCTAAAG
This window encodes:
- the LOC143285580 gene encoding histamine H3 receptor-like, producing MVVHYSNKDESRPAILPLPWSAIAMVCMSVAIVTAVGGNILVVLSYMRDRRLRTVHNLYLLHLAVCDLTIGSVSMPLYFIYTVQYWRWTLGEGLCKVFLVEDSIVCFMAAQIVALVAWDRLALLTLGSSYQESSGDVVETRKRAYIKLAICWVIGFLINSPGIILWDVLSGHSVIPVDECDVEYKDNFVYVMVTQFLSFLLPFASLAAITSLMVVVWEKRMKVRPTALYSVPKQPLPLLLRNVKRR